A single window of Vibrio campbellii CAIM 519 = NBRC 15631 = ATCC 25920 DNA harbors:
- a CDS encoding DUF5329 family protein codes for MMKAKWSLLLTLSILPTFALAELEEDISTLIKRVEQSSCTFIRNCKAYTNREAAEHMRNKWDYAKDDVDSVDVFIKEVASKSWLSGKPYWVDCQDKRITSEEWLTSLMNSSTDHIQ; via the coding sequence GATGAAAGCAAAGTGGTCGTTGCTACTTACATTAAGTATTCTGCCTACCTTTGCATTAGCAGAGTTAGAGGAAGATATCTCGACGTTGATAAAACGAGTTGAGCAATCCTCTTGCACCTTTATCCGTAACTGCAAGGCGTATACCAATCGCGAGGCGGCAGAACACATGCGCAACAAATGGGATTATGCCAAAGATGACGTTGATTCTGTGGATGTGTTTATAAAAGAGGTGGCGTCAAAGAGTTGGTTATCTGGCAAGCCATATTGGGTGGATTGCCAAGATAAGCGTATTACTAGTGAAGAATGGCTGACATCATTGATGAACAGCAGTACCGATCACATTCAATAA